TTAAGGTGttttaaagagagaagaaaatgggAATTACTAGGATTAAGGCCATGCTCACATGCAGCATAGGGTGGTTTAAGATTAGGGATGCCGATTTTGCCAATGATGAAGCATCATTTTTTTGATGGTTTTCTGGTCGACGATCAATGTTTCCACCACCGCCTCTGTGAGCTCCCTTCCCTCCTCCTTGTGCTCTTCCAGTATGAAAAATTTCATGGTGTTCCTCAAATTCTCCTCTTTCACCATCTCCATAAGCTCCGATCGTCCCGTTTATGCCTGCCATTACAAGAAGCAAGAATCACTTTTATGTAGCAGAAGTGCTTCAATGAAGTTATTCTtaatttgaagatcaaaattcaaaagaaagcATACCATGAACTGCctgttcttgttcttctctgGATAAGCTTTCCGGAGCAGAAATCACCAGGGTCTGCACACACAAGATGACTATAAACCATGCTCCAAGTCTTAACTCCATTGTTCTCGGATGCCCTGTTCTGTGGTCTAAGGTATCTTGTCCAATAGGAGCTACCCCTATGAGAGTAAATATAGTATCATAGAGGAATCAAAATCTCAGGCTGAAATGTAAAATTGAAACTTAACAATTACTAACCGAATGGGTCGCATTTCTTTAACaacttgggtgatagtctagtgGTGAATCTCTATGAGATTAAACTGTATGAATTCGgaaggtcttgagttcgattctcactaagAGCAGTACCCTTATGGCCACATGTTGGGTTTAAACCCAACTTATACTCTCATTAGATGATAAACTTTTATGTGTGCGGGCATGCGTTTAGGTctatatcggatgtccaaagaaTAAGATTGTATATATCATTCTTGgttatcaaaaacaaatcatTGTGCTCAATCTAACACAACTTGtttaattttccttttaagATTAGGTTCTTTCTTTCTCAACCTTTTGGCCGTGAAAAGACTATTTCTTTTCCTATGCTGGTGGAAAGAATCCATGAAGCTTCCTTGCTATCTTTTAACGCTAGAATAATCTGCCATCAGATCTTCAAATTGGCTGAATAAAGTTGCAAATGGAATAAGATACTCAgctttcttctctctcacaaAATATTGATTTGAATACAAATTCTTGTCTAATAAAGTTAGGAAGGTTAAGAGAACAGTTGAAGATATATAACTGTTGGAGCACACACCGCCGCAAGGTCGACATTGGAAAAACAAGTGTGTAGCTTTATATACATGTGGATGGACCCTAACTTTTGAGCTATATAGCTTTTTGAGTTAAGATGGGGCATCATCCCCTTATGTCCAAAATGTCCGTTTTAGGCCCATGTAATATGAACTCGCCCTTGGTTCATATGCTCAACATGGTATCACTACAAGGTTGCGGGAGTGTATTGAGCTTCTGAACACAAAGGGATGTGATAAGTAGGATGGTTTGAGGATGTGGGGATATCTATGTGAGAAGTGTTGAAGCGCACACCACCGCAGGTCCAcaagtcccacatcgaaaaaacaAGGGAAGGGTATGTGTGTGACTTTATATACGTCTGGATGGGCCACTCATGTAACGTTGGCTTACCTCTGTCCATATTCTCAACAATAACAAAGCAGTACCTTTTTATGAGCATCTGCTTATGCAAGAGTCCTGTCTAGCAATCCAGATATGGAAAATATGAATTTATATACTAATACTTACATGTCTTCAGCAGAGTTATGCCAGATGTGAAATTtcaatctaaaataaaatttattgatagGTGAGCCCTGAGTTTCATATGTCCACAGCTACATAGAATGTAAATATATCATCCACTGTAACACATCCATAGTTCATAATAGAATTATAAACATGAAACATGTGAATCGTACATGTCAGGTGAGATTATTCACTCCATCAAAAACACCAATATCAGAGAGAGATGGGTTCCGTGGAagcaagcaagaagaagaaccctcatgccgtagtgatcccatttCCATTGCAAGGTCACATAAACCCCACTCTCAAGCTCACAATCTGCCTTTCACAGCGATCAGCTTCTTGATCCGAGTGAAAAGAGGAGGAAAGGGTTGGCTTCGGTGGGGAAGATGCCCAAAGCACAGAATGTAGTTTTTCCAGCAAGGAGATATAGAGAAAGTTCCGGTTCcatatgggttttttttttttttttttccatataatGATAATTATATTTGTATAGCAATCATTTGTAGTTTGTACACCTatgaatttttataaaaaaattaattatttccaTCTTGGAAGTTACTTTTCACATGTAAAACTTGATTTAACGATCGACCCACCAAATCAGGGGTTGATAGATCGAAATCGGCAAAATCTGTCCggatgatcaaattgaaacaaattaaatattgaGTTATTAAATTGACACAATTTAATTTCCAGGaaccaaattgaaacactgaccACATCTTCTATTGACTCCTTCAAAGGAATTTACTATAACAAGCCCAACACTCACAAAGCAATCTCTCATTGTTGTCTCTCTTTGAAAATGACCAGTTTCAAGAATCCACCACCCCAGAATCAGTCTTATTACAACTCCCTCCATGTCAACGAAAACCCAAAAACAGTCTCAGTTGCATGGATAAGCCCAACTCTGATAATAAAGAAAATGTCATATAACATGGTTTTGGAGATATATAATTCATATCTAGCATGAAAAAAATGCCATGGAGATTACTGTTAGTGTTGATAATGCCTAGATACCATATCATCACTATGTCAACCCTCTTTAGAGCATGTAAAAATATAAGTCCAACTTGAGAAGATATTGTCGGCTCTAGGCTTAAGGCCCGCACGATTTTGCCCTTAAAAGAATAGTCtcggtttagactttagagagaTTGGATCTTTACTTATTGAACATTTCACACCTAACCAATGTGGGATGTAAGTCTTGTTAATCTAAACGCTCTGAATACTTGCACACAAAATGTAGAGTATATATACAGAGGCTTTTGTCCACACATTTTGATGCAAACACAGAAACCACAAAGAAGCCGAACAACAACACAATTTCCACCAGATCAATTCACCAAGAATTGATAAGCGGAACTTTAGAGAAACTCTTCTccgttttgttttatttaatcaAAAGATAGCTGTCTTCAATAAAGGCTTACAAAAGTCTTAAATACGTCCAGCAAACCCTCAAAA
This genomic stretch from Tripterygium wilfordii isolate XIE 37 chromosome 22, ASM1340144v1, whole genome shotgun sequence harbors:
- the LOC119992316 gene encoding uncharacterized protein LOC119992316 — encoded protein: MELRLGAWFIVILCVQTLVISAPESLSREEQEQAVHGINGTIGAYGDGERGEFEEHHEIFHTGRAQGGGKGAHRGGGGNIDRRPENHQKNDASSLAKSASLILNHPMLHVSMALILVIPIFFSL